A window of the Brassica oleracea var. oleracea cultivar TO1000 chromosome C1, BOL, whole genome shotgun sequence genome harbors these coding sequences:
- the LOC106337688 gene encoding uncharacterized protein At4g02000-like has product MVMKHGFRTFDDWGMVMDRWMEFPPSDFLKKASVWIRLHKLPVNYLTLKTIRAVSNPIGHVKDIEFDPEKPHLQEYIRVRIILDLQQPVRDTKLLNLPNGGSTTVDVEYERVRKKCFHCLRLSHEKQRCPLYQGLKNKSGNACDKGKGIAITPLVHRQHHPDLVGTLMPLLSTPTAPPGFAP; this is encoded by the coding sequence ATGGTGATGAAACATGGCTTTCGGACCTTTGATGACTGGGGGATGGTTATGGATCGCTGGATGGAGTTCCCTCCATCAGACTTCTTAAAGAAAGCATCAGTGTGGATTCGTCTACATAAGCTACCGGTGAACTATCTTACACTAAAAACCATTAGGGCTGTCTCAAACCCAATTGGTCATGTGAAAGATATCGAGTTTGACCCGGAGAAACCTCATCTCCAAGAGTACATTAGAGTGAGGATCATTTTGGATCTCCAACAGCCTGTGCGAGACACAAAGCTATTGAATCTACCTAATGGAGGGAGTACTACGGTAGACGTGGAGTATGAAAGGGTTCGAAAGAAATGTTTTCACTGTCTCAGACTGTCACATGAGAAACAGAGGTGTCCTCTTTATCAAGGTCTCAAGAACAAAAGTGGGAACGCATGTGACAAAGGGAAAGGAATTGCAATAACCCCCCTGGTGCACCGTCAACACCACCCTGACTTGGTGGGCACGCTAATGCCACTCTTGTCTACACCAACAGCCCCTCCTGGCTTTGCACCGTGA
- the LOC106341850 gene encoding 60S ribosomal protein L27-3, translating into MVKFLKQNKAVILLQGRYAGKKAVIIRSFDDGNRERPYGHCLVAGLKKYPSKVIRKDSAKKTAKKSRVKCFIKVVNYQHLMPTRYTLDVDLKEVATLEALSSKDKKVAALKEAKAKLEERFKTGKNRWFFTKLRF; encoded by the coding sequence ATGGTTAAGTTTCTAAAGCAGAACAAAGCGGTGATCCTCCTTCAAGGCCGTTACGCCGGCAAGAAGGCGGTGATCATCCGATCCTTCGACGACGGAAACCGCGAGCGTCCCTACGGACACTGCCTCGTAGCCGGACTCAAGAAGTACCCGAGCAAGGTCATCCGCAAGGACTCGGCCAAGAAGACGGCGAAGAAGTCGAGGGTCAAGTGTTTCATCAAGGTGGTGAATTACCAGCATCTGATGCCTACTCGTTACACGCTTGACGTGGATCTGAAGGAAGTGGCCACTCTCGAAGCACTGTCTTCGAAGGATAAGAAGGTGGCGGCTCTTAAGGAGGCCAAGGCTAAGCTCGAGGAGAGGTTCAAGACTGGAAAGAACAGGTGGTTCTTCACCAAGCTCAGGTTCTGA